In the genome of Pseudomonas protegens, one region contains:
- a CDS encoding peptidoglycan DD-metalloendopeptidase family protein, giving the protein MTTEPSKAPPLYPKSHLLAASGIAALLSLALLVFPSSDVEAKKTTLSLDLESPIEQLTQDQDAASTEQATTEAVASPFAQIENTSEDTTETAENTPAPAVAEEAKAPGHREVTVTKGDTLSTLFEKVGLPVTSVHEILASDKQAKQFSQLKHGQKLEFELTPDGQLNNLHTKVSDLETITLTKGPKGFTFNRVITKPVVRSAYVHGVINSSLSQSAARAGLSHSLTMDMASIFGYDIDFAQDIRQGDEFDVIYEQKVANGKVVGTGNILSARFTNRGKTYTAVRYTNKQGSSSYYTADGNSMRKAFIRTPVDFARISSRFSMGRKHPILNKIRAHKGVDYAAPRGTPIKAAGDGKVLLAGRRGGYGNTVIIQHGNTYRTLYGHMQGFAKGVKTGGSVKQGQVIGYIGTTGLSTGPHLHYEFQVNGVHVDPLGQKLPMADPIAKAERARFLQQSQPLMARMEQEKATMLASSKR; this is encoded by the coding sequence ATGACCACCGAACCGTCTAAAGCGCCACCGCTTTATCCGAAGAGCCACCTGCTCGCCGCAAGCGGCATAGCAGCCCTTCTAAGTCTGGCTCTACTGGTATTCCCTTCCAGTGATGTTGAAGCCAAAAAAACCACATTGAGCCTTGATCTGGAAAGCCCGATCGAGCAACTCACACAAGATCAAGACGCTGCATCCACGGAACAAGCCACAACTGAAGCAGTAGCCTCACCTTTCGCACAGATCGAAAACACCTCAGAAGACACCACGGAAACCGCAGAAAACACGCCTGCGCCTGCCGTCGCGGAAGAAGCAAAAGCCCCGGGTCATAGAGAAGTCACAGTCACCAAGGGCGACACCCTGTCAACTCTGTTCGAAAAGGTTGGCCTGCCCGTTACCTCGGTGCACGAAATACTGGCCAGCGACAAGCAAGCCAAGCAGTTCTCCCAGCTCAAACATGGCCAGAAACTGGAGTTCGAACTGACTCCAGACGGCCAACTGAACAACCTGCACACCAAAGTCAGCGACCTGGAAACCATCACGCTGACCAAAGGCCCCAAAGGCTTTACCTTCAACCGAGTGATCACCAAGCCAGTAGTGCGCTCAGCCTACGTTCACGGCGTGATCAACAGTTCGCTTTCACAGTCCGCCGCCCGCGCCGGCCTGTCCCATAGCCTGACCATGGATATGGCGAGCATTTTCGGCTACGACATCGACTTCGCTCAGGACATTCGCCAGGGTGACGAGTTTGACGTGATCTACGAACAGAAAGTCGCCAACGGCAAAGTGGTCGGGACCGGCAATATCCTCTCCGCGCGCTTCACCAACCGTGGCAAAACCTACACCGCAGTGCGCTACACCAACAAACAAGGCTCAAGCAGCTACTACACCGCAGACGGCAACAGCATGCGCAAGGCGTTTATCCGTACGCCAGTGGACTTTGCCCGCATCAGCTCACGCTTCTCCATGGGGCGTAAACATCCGATCCTGAACAAGATCCGCGCTCACAAGGGCGTCGACTATGCCGCTCCACGGGGCACCCCCATCAAAGCGGCCGGCGACGGCAAGGTCCTGCTCGCAGGTCGCCGCGGCGGTTACGGCAACACCGTGATCATCCAGCACGGCAATACCTACCGCACGCTGTACGGCCACATGCAAGGCTTCGCCAAAGGCGTCAAGACCGGCGGCTCGGTGAAGCAGGGTCAGGTCATTGGCTATATCGGCACCACAGGCCTGTCCACCGGCCCACACTTGCATTACGAGTTTCAGGTCAACGGCGTCCACGTAGACCCGCTGGGCCAGAAGCTGCCAATGGCCGATCCGATTGCCAAGGCTGAACGTGCTCGCTTCCTCCAGCAGAGCCAGCCTCTGATGGCTCGAATGGAGCAGGAAAAGGCCACGATGCTGGCCTCGAGCAAGCGCTGA
- the secE gene encoding preprotein translocase subunit SecE, producing MTPKAEAQGSRFDLLKWLVVVALVIVGVVGNQYYSASPILYRVLALLAIAAVAAFVGLQTAKGKSFFVLVKEARTEIRKVVWPTRQETTQTTLIVVAVVLVMALLLWGLDSLLGWLVSLIVG from the coding sequence ATGACTCCTAAAGCTGAAGCTCAAGGCTCTCGCTTCGATCTGCTCAAGTGGCTCGTCGTGGTCGCTTTGGTGATTGTTGGTGTTGTTGGCAATCAGTACTATTCTGCTTCGCCGATCCTGTACCGCGTCCTAGCGCTGCTTGCTATTGCTGCTGTTGCCGCCTTTGTTGGGTTGCAGACTGCAAAGGGCAAGTCGTTCTTCGTGCTGGTTAAGGAGGCGCGCACTGAGATTCGTAAAGTCGTATGGCCAACCCGTCAAGAGACCACGCAGACCACTCTGATTGTAGTGGCTGTGGTTTTGGTCATGGCGCTGCTGTTGTGGGGCTTAGACTCCCTGCTCGGTTGGCTTGTTTCCTTGATTGTTGGCTAA
- the tyrS gene encoding tyrosine--tRNA ligase, translating to MKSVEEQLALIKRGAEELLVESELIEKLKRGVPLRIKAGFDPTAPDLHLGHTVLINKLRQFQDLGHQVIFLIGDFTGMIGDPSGKSATRPPLTREQVLENAETYKSQVFKILDPAKTEVAFNSTWMDKMGPADFIRLTSQYTVARMLERDDFDKRYSTNQPIAIHEFLYPLVQGYDSVALRADVELGGTDQKFNLLMGRELQRGYGQEAQCILTMPLLEGLDGVKKMSKSLGNYVGIQEAPGVMYGKLVSIPDALMWRYFELLSFRSMEEIDALRADVEAGANPRDIKIKLAEEIVARFHGEEAAASAHRAAGNRMKDGELPEDLPEIELTAAEDMPIAAVLNKAGLVKNAAVARDLLGSGGVRVDGEVVDRSYIYALGATHVCQAGKKAFARITLKSE from the coding sequence ATGAAGTCGGTTGAAGAGCAGCTAGCGCTGATCAAGCGTGGTGCGGAAGAGTTGTTGGTCGAGTCCGAGTTGATCGAGAAGCTCAAGCGTGGCGTGCCGCTGCGTATCAAGGCCGGCTTCGATCCGACTGCGCCGGATTTGCACCTTGGGCATACCGTGCTTATCAACAAGCTGCGTCAGTTCCAGGATCTGGGTCACCAAGTGATCTTCCTGATTGGCGACTTTACCGGGATGATCGGTGATCCGAGCGGTAAGAGTGCCACTCGTCCGCCGCTGACTCGCGAGCAGGTTCTGGAAAATGCCGAGACCTATAAAAGCCAGGTCTTCAAGATTCTTGATCCAGCCAAGACTGAGGTGGCTTTCAACTCGACGTGGATGGACAAGATGGGGCCGGCGGACTTTATTCGTCTGACTTCCCAATACACCGTTGCGCGGATGCTTGAGCGCGATGACTTCGACAAGCGCTATTCAACTAATCAGCCGATTGCTATCCATGAGTTTTTGTATCCGCTTGTCCAGGGCTATGACTCGGTTGCGCTGCGTGCTGATGTCGAGCTGGGCGGTACCGACCAGAAGTTCAACCTGTTGATGGGGCGTGAACTGCAGCGCGGTTATGGTCAAGAGGCGCAGTGCATTCTGACCATGCCGTTGCTTGAGGGGTTGGATGGGGTCAAAAAGATGTCCAAGTCCTTGGGTAACTATGTAGGTATCCAGGAGGCGCCGGGGGTTATGTACGGCAAACTGGTTTCCATTCCTGATGCATTGATGTGGCGCTATTTTGAGCTGCTCAGCTTCCGCTCTATGGAAGAGATCGATGCGTTGCGCGCTGATGTCGAGGCGGGTGCGAATCCGCGTGATATCAAGATTAAGCTGGCTGAGGAAATCGTTGCGCGCTTCCATGGTGAAGAGGCGGCTGCAAGTGCGCATCGCGCTGCGGGCAATCGGATGAAAGATGGCGAGCTGCCTGAGGATCTGCCGGAGATCGAGCTGACCGCTGCTGAGGATATGCCGATTGCTGCTGTCCTTAATAAGGCCGGGCTGGTTAAGAACGCCGCAGTGGCGCGTGACCTTCTCGGTTCTGGTGGTGTGCGCGTGGATGGCGAAGTTGTTGATCGCTCCTATATATATGCATTGGGCGCGACGCATGTGTGCCAGGCAGGCAAGAAGGCGTTTGCGCGCATCACGCTTAAATCCGAATAA
- a CDS encoding anhydro-N-acetylmuramic acid kinase, with the protein MALYIGVMSGTSLDGLDIALIEQDPAIRLIATHYIPMPETLRAELLSLCASGPDEIARSAIAQQQWVKLAAQGIHSLLQQQQLQAQDIRAIGSHGQTVRHEPSRGFTVQIGNPALLAELTGISVVSDFRSRDVAAGGQGAPLVPAFHEALFERRPGSRAVLNIGGFSNLSLIETDKPVTGFDCGPGNVLLDAWIQDQRAETFDRNGQWAASGQLDQALLTTLLSDPFFATLGPKSTGREVFNLQWLQRQLAQHPPLPAEDVQATLLELTALTIVQSLQAAQSDTQELLVCGGGAHNSALMQRLAALLPETRVSSTAAYGVDPDWVEAMAFAWLAHCCMEGIAANRPSVTGARGLRILGAIYPA; encoded by the coding sequence ATGGCGCTCTATATAGGAGTCATGTCCGGAACCAGCCTGGATGGCCTGGACATCGCCCTGATCGAGCAGGATCCGGCGATCAGATTGATCGCCACCCACTACATCCCCATGCCAGAAACCCTGCGCGCCGAGCTGTTGAGCTTGTGCGCCAGCGGCCCTGACGAGATTGCCCGCTCCGCCATCGCCCAGCAGCAGTGGGTCAAGCTGGCGGCCCAGGGCATTCATAGCCTTCTGCAACAGCAACAACTGCAGGCTCAGGACATTCGCGCCATCGGCAGTCACGGTCAGACAGTACGTCATGAACCGAGCCGTGGTTTTACTGTGCAGATCGGCAATCCAGCACTACTCGCCGAACTCACCGGCATCAGCGTCGTCAGTGACTTTCGCAGTCGCGATGTAGCCGCCGGCGGCCAAGGTGCACCACTGGTCCCGGCCTTCCACGAAGCCCTGTTTGAGCGACGCCCAGGAAGCCGCGCGGTTCTGAACATTGGTGGCTTCAGCAACCTGAGCCTGATCGAGACAGACAAGCCGGTGACCGGCTTCGATTGCGGCCCAGGCAATGTGCTGCTCGATGCCTGGATACAGGATCAACGCGCAGAAACCTTTGACCGCAACGGTCAGTGGGCCGCCAGCGGCCAACTCGACCAGGCCTTGTTGACAACCCTGCTCAGCGACCCGTTCTTCGCCACCCTGGGGCCGAAGAGCACTGGGCGCGAGGTATTCAATCTACAGTGGCTGCAACGGCAGCTGGCGCAGCACCCTCCGCTTCCCGCCGAAGATGTGCAAGCCACTCTGCTGGAACTGACCGCCCTGACCATCGTTCAGTCGCTGCAAGCGGCACAAAGCGACACCCAGGAGCTTCTGGTCTGTGGCGGTGGCGCCCACAACAGCGCCCTGATGCAGCGCCTCGCGGCACTACTGCCCGAGACTCGGGTCAGCAGCACCGCTGCCTATGGCGTGGACCCCGACTGGGTCGAAGCCATGGCCTTCGCCTGGCTGGCCCATTGCTGCATGGAAGGCATTGCCGCCAACCGCCCCAGCGTTACCGGCGCCCGCGGCCTGCGCATACTGGGCGCCATCTACCCTGCTTGA
- the birA gene encoding bifunctional biotin--[acetyl-CoA-carboxylase] ligase/biotin operon repressor BirA: MSTLLELLKDGQFHSGQALGRALGVTRSAIWKQLQLLEAELGLDIHKVRGRGYRLASPITLLSAEKINRLSPDAPWTVQVFDFLDSTNAEALRSIERGSVAPFLVLAERQTAGRGRRGRKWVSPFAENIYYSLVLRVDGGMRQLEGLSLVVGLAVMQALRGCGVPGAGLKWPNDVLVGQKKIAGILLELVGDPADVCHVVIGVGINVNMQGSEEVDQEWTSVRLESGKVVDRNQLAARLGEVLATYLERHRLHGFSAIQHEWEQNHLWQGRSVSLIAGVTRVDGVVLGIDRQGGLLLKVGDEEKVYSGGELSLRLRDDS; encoded by the coding sequence ATGTCGACGTTGTTAGAGCTTCTTAAGGATGGGCAGTTTCACTCAGGGCAAGCCCTTGGGCGCGCGCTAGGTGTTACTCGTAGTGCTATATGGAAGCAACTGCAGCTTCTTGAGGCGGAGTTGGGACTCGATATTCATAAGGTGCGAGGTCGTGGTTACCGATTGGCCTCCCCAATTACTTTGTTAAGTGCAGAGAAAATTAATCGTCTTTCTCCAGATGCTCCCTGGACGGTCCAGGTTTTTGATTTTCTAGACTCGACAAACGCTGAGGCGCTGCGCTCCATCGAGCGTGGAAGCGTTGCTCCCTTCCTGGTTCTAGCTGAGCGACAAACGGCGGGGCGCGGCCGGCGCGGTCGTAAATGGGTCAGCCCTTTTGCCGAAAACATTTACTACAGCCTTGTGTTGCGAGTTGATGGCGGTATGCGGCAGTTGGAGGGGCTCAGTCTGGTTGTAGGTCTGGCTGTGATGCAGGCTCTTCGAGGCTGCGGTGTTCCAGGTGCGGGGTTGAAGTGGCCGAATGATGTTTTGGTCGGTCAAAAAAAGATTGCTGGAATACTTCTTGAGCTGGTGGGGGATCCTGCAGATGTATGTCACGTGGTCATTGGTGTTGGCATCAATGTGAACATGCAAGGTTCTGAAGAGGTCGATCAGGAGTGGACTTCAGTAAGGCTTGAGTCTGGCAAGGTCGTAGATCGCAACCAGCTTGCCGCTCGCCTGGGTGAGGTTCTGGCAACTTATCTGGAGCGTCATCGCTTGCATGGGTTTTCAGCTATCCAGCATGAGTGGGAGCAAAACCATCTATGGCAGGGACGCTCAGTATCTCTGATAGCGGGTGTAACTAGGGTCGACGGGGTTGTGCTGGGGATTGATCGTCAGGGAGGTCTGCTCCTTAAGGTAGGGGATGAGGAAAAGGTATATAGCGGTGGAGAGCTCAGTTTGAGGTTGCGCGACGACTCTTGA
- the tuf gene encoding elongation factor Tu, with the protein MAKEKFERNKPHVNVGTIGHVDHGKTTLTAALTRVCSEVFGSARVDFDKIDSAPEEKARGITINTAHVEYDSHIRHYAHVDCPGHADYVKNMITGAAQMDGAILVCSAADGPMPQTREHILLSRQVGVPYIVVFLNKADMVDDAELLELVEMEVRDLLSTYDFPGDDTPIIIGSALMALNGQDDNEMGTTAVKRLVETLDTYIPEPERAIDKPFLMPIEDVFSISGRGTVVTGRVERGIVRIQEEVEIVGLRDTQKTTCTGVEMFRKLLDEGRAGENCGVLLRGTKRDDVERGQVLVKPGTVKPHTKFTAEVYVLSKEEGGRHTPFFKGYRPQFYFRTTDVTGNCELPEGVEMVMPGDNIQMTVTLIKTIAMEDGLRFAIREGGRTVGAGVVAKVIE; encoded by the coding sequence ATGGCTAAGGAAAAGTTCGAACGTAATAAGCCGCACGTTAACGTGGGTACTATCGGTCACGTTGACCACGGTAAAACCACTCTGACTGCTGCTCTGACTCGCGTTTGCTCCGAAGTTTTCGGTTCGGCTCGTGTTGACTTCGACAAGATCGACAGCGCCCCAGAAGAAAAGGCTCGTGGTATCACCATCAACACTGCGCACGTAGAGTACGATTCGCACATTCGTCACTACGCGCACGTTGACTGCCCAGGTCACGCCGACTACGTCAAAAACATGATCACTGGTGCTGCCCAGATGGACGGCGCGATCCTGGTTTGCTCGGCTGCCGATGGTCCGATGCCACAAACTCGTGAGCACATCCTGCTGTCCCGTCAGGTAGGCGTTCCGTACATCGTTGTCTTCCTGAACAAGGCTGACATGGTTGACGATGCTGAGCTGCTGGAACTGGTTGAGATGGAAGTGCGCGATCTGCTGAGCACTTACGACTTCCCGGGTGACGACACTCCGATCATCATCGGTTCGGCTCTGATGGCTCTGAACGGCCAAGACGACAACGAAATGGGTACCACCGCTGTTAAGCGTCTGGTAGAAACTCTGGACACCTACATCCCAGAGCCAGAGCGTGCAATCGACAAGCCGTTCCTGATGCCAATCGAAGACGTGTTCTCGATCTCTGGTCGTGGCACCGTGGTAACTGGCCGTGTTGAGCGTGGCATCGTCCGCATCCAGGAAGAAGTTGAGATCGTCGGTCTGCGCGACACTCAGAAAACTACCTGCACCGGCGTTGAAATGTTCCGCAAGCTGCTCGACGAAGGTCGTGCTGGCGAGAACTGCGGCGTTCTGCTGCGTGGTACCAAGCGTGACGACGTTGAGCGTGGCCAGGTTCTGGTTAAGCCAGGCACCGTTAAGCCTCACACCAAGTTCACCGCTGAAGTTTACGTTCTGAGCAAAGAAGAAGGCGGTCGTCATACTCCGTTCTTCAAAGGCTACCGTCCACAGTTCTACTTCCGTACTACTGACGTGACTGGTAACTGCGAGCTGCCAGAAGGCGTTGAGATGGTAATGCCAGGTGACAACATCCAGATGACTGTCACTCTGATCAAAACCATCGCGATGGAAGATGGTCTGCGTTTCGCTATCCGTGAAGGCGGTCGTACCGTCGGCGCTGGCGTCGTAGCCAAAGTCATCGAATAA